AGGCTGCGCCGGGCTCATCGAGGTGAGGGGGGCGGGTGCGGGCGGCGCCGCTCGCTGCCGGGACGGCGGGGATCGCTTGGACGCGCCTGGGCCTTGTGACCGGAATCCCTCGGCGCAGGTGCCGTTCCTCACACCCGTGTTCATATGGAACGAGGTGCCCGTGAACCTTGAGGAGCGCGCAGGGTGCCCAGACTTCAGCCTTGAAGGGGATTGGATGCCGGCATTCTCGTGGACGGGCGAGCCCGGCGCTCGAGAATGGCGGCTCCGCGCCCGCATAGTGGCTCCTCCTGACGAAAAGGGATTCTGTTATGTGCTCGAGGTCGAGAGGCTTGGGCGTGGGAGAAGCGAGCCGTCGGATGTTGGCACGGAGAAGGAGCCCATCCCAGTGGCTGGAGCGGCTGGCGGGGATGGTGGCCGGGGCGCAGAGGGCGACGATCGGTCAAGGCAACAGACGGTCCAGGCAGAACTCGGTGTGCGGCTGACATGGGGGTACACGGGAATACGGGTATTCACCTCGCGCGAGCTTCCCGTTGTCCGCGGGTGCAGGTACGACCGCTGGACCCACGGTGTGGTGGCGGAGGCCTTGGGCCCTTTGCCAGTGTTTGCGTTCGCGTTGAATGCTTCAGGCGACTTCGACCGCCTGGAGATGCACGGCCTTGCGCAAGAGGGGGAGACAGAGGTGCGCGGGCGGGCCCGCGACGGCACCGGGAGTGCGCCCATTGTCGTTAACGCCACGAGGCGTGTCACCCTCGCGCCGGGGGACCGTGCCGCCGTGGCGTTTTATGTGGCGTTCAACAGGGAGGCGGATGGCGCACGCACGACCGGCGTGCATTTGAGACGACGAGGGTGGGAGGCTCTCGAGGCGGAAACCAGGAGGTGGCTTGCGGAGCACCGGGTAGAGGTGCGTGGCCGGCGCGGGGGAAGAGAGGAGGGGGTTGTCAACAGAAACCTCCTTTTCTGCAGGTTTTTCGCGACCGGCAAAACCCTCGATTCGGAGGAGGTCGTCGCCGTCACCTCGCGAAGCCCGCGTTACTATGTGAGCGCCGCGTTCTGGGCGAGGGATGTGCTGCTGTGGGCCCTCCCCGGGCTAGTGCTCGTTGACCGTGCCCGGGCGCGGGAGGTGCTGGTTTACTCGTTTCTGGTAGGTACGAGACATGTCGGGGATCACGCTCAATACACCGATGGGCGTTCGCTCTATCCCGGATTCGAGCTGGATGAGGCTGCGGCCTTCCTGGTGGGTCTCGGGACGTATCTCGACGCGACCTCTGACCTCGAGGTCGTGGAGATGCCGGAGATACAGGACGGTATGAGGCGCGTTCTTTCGGAGATCGATATGTGGACTCTTCGGAGGGATGACGGCGCGCCCGTTCTAGGCAGGACCTTCCTCGATCCTTCGGACGATCAGGTGAAACTTCCGTTCCTTACGTACGACAACGTGCTCCTTGTGAAGGCGTGGCGCGTCGCGGCCGCTGTCCTCGACGGTATGGCTGAAGGGCGCTCCTCGTTGGCTCGCGATGAGACCTCGCGGGAAAGGCTCAGGCAGGAGGCACGTCGGCTGCGCTGCGCCGCCGAGGCCGTCGTCGAGGCCGTGCGCCGGTACTGCGTGGTGGACGGTCCCCTTGGGCCGATGTACGCGTGGGCGGTGGACCTCGCGCCAGCCTCATGCGCAACGGCGACCGCAAGAGCGGGTCTCGGCGGAAGCAGCGGAAGCGTGGGCACAGGCGCAGATGCGGACGCAGATATAGACGCAGACGCAAGCGGAGATGCAAGCGCGGATGCAGGCGCCATGCCCGCGTCGTCGGTCGTGCGACGCACGGGGATAGAGCTCTATGATAACCCACCTGGGAGCCTCGAGCTCGTGGGCTACTACGGCTACTACGGCTGCGGCCTGACCAAGGATGAGGCCCTGGTTTTGGCTAACACCAGGCGCTGGATACGGTCTTCCCACAACCCCTACTTCATTGAGGGGCGCTTTGCTGGTCCCTCTTCAGCCCATGCGCCGCACCCATGGCCCATGGCCGCGGCCAATTGCATCCTCGCCGAAGTCTCCGCTTACGAGACCACCGGAGCATGTGATGCGAACGCTCTTCGGTGCGCGGTGGAATTCCTTGTCTCGGCGCCCATGGACCTCGGGATCGCGTGCGAGAGCATCGACGAGGAGACAGGCAAGGTCAAGACAGGGGCTGCATTCGCGACAGCGGCCGGGTTCTTGGGCTACAGCCTGTGGCGCGGCATTGGCTTGCTCGCGAAACTGGCTGGTGCACCCACGTGATCCGTGCGTGGTCGGGCCGGCCGGGCCGAGCTGGTGGGCCGATGGTGCCGCGTCGTCGCGCACCGAGGCGCGGTGACGCTCATTCGTTGTCTACCCCTTGTGTATCCCGCGCTGCCATGGAATCGAGCAATTGAGCGAGCCCGGGCCTAGGTATGTTGCCAAAAGCTCGCGCTACTTTTTGGCGGAGGGGTCCTGCCCAGGGTCGCCGGTGTTGCCCTCCGGGGACGGCGCGCTTGCGGCGCGCCTCGTTCGAATTCGGCGCGGGAGACATCCGGATTCTCGACGCCCCGTCGTGCAAGCACCGGCAACCCTAGCGCCGTCAAGAAGGAAGACGAAAACTTATGGCACCATACTCAGTC
Above is a genomic segment from Bacillota bacterium containing:
- a CDS encoding glycoside hydrolase family 125 protein translates to MEPRADPARIMTVPEEFREDSVVAATGNDFVSLPEIDAWGRVHSVTFLHAGCAGLIEVRGAGAGGAARCRDGGDRLDAPGPCDRNPSAQVPFLTPVFIWNEVPVNLEERAGCPDFSLEGDWMPAFSWTGEPGAREWRLRARIVAPPDEKGFCYVLEVERLGRGRSEPSDVGTEKEPIPVAGAAGGDGGRGAEGDDRSRQQTVQAELGVRLTWGYTGIRVFTSRELPVVRGCRYDRWTHGVVAEALGPLPVFAFALNASGDFDRLEMHGLAQEGETEVRGRARDGTGSAPIVVNATRRVTLAPGDRAAVAFYVAFNREADGARTTGVHLRRRGWEALEAETRRWLAEHRVEVRGRRGGREEGVVNRNLLFCRFFATGKTLDSEEVVAVTSRSPRYYVSAAFWARDVLLWALPGLVLVDRARAREVLVYSFLVGTRHVGDHAQYTDGRSLYPGFELDEAAAFLVGLGTYLDATSDLEVVEMPEIQDGMRRVLSEIDMWTLRRDDGAPVLGRTFLDPSDDQVKLPFLTYDNVLLVKAWRVAAAVLDGMAEGRSSLARDETSRERLRQEARRLRCAAEAVVEAVRRYCVVDGPLGPMYAWAVDLAPASCATATARAGLGGSSGSVGTGADADADIDADASGDASADAGAMPASSVVRRTGIELYDNPPGSLELVGYYGYYGCGLTKDEALVLANTRRWIRSSHNPYFIEGRFAGPSSAHAPHPWPMAAANCILAEVSAYETTGACDANALRCAVEFLVSAPMDLGIACESIDEETGKVKTGAAFATAAGFLGYSLWRGIGLLAKLAGAPT